In Deltaproteobacteria bacterium, a single window of DNA contains:
- the rpsD gene encoding 30S ribosomal protein S4 — translation MARYTGPVCRMCRREGMKLFLKGDRCYSDKCAWERRSFPPGMHGQRRGKKYSDYGVQLREKQKVRRIYGILENQFRRYFEIADKQKGVTGDVLLRLLELRLDNAVFRMGFANSRNQAREFVRQGHYLVNGRKVDIPSFQVKVGDAIVVREKSRNTPQLLSAMEAVARRGIPRWIEVVPEQFTARIKELPLREEITMPIQEQLIVELYSK, via the coding sequence TTGGCCAGATATACAGGTCCTGTCTGCAGAATGTGTCGACGGGAAGGAATGAAATTGTTTCTCAAGGGAGATCGTTGTTATTCCGACAAGTGCGCGTGGGAACGACGGAGTTTTCCGCCGGGTATGCACGGTCAGAGACGTGGCAAGAAGTATTCTGACTATGGAGTCCAGTTGCGCGAGAAACAGAAGGTCAGAAGAATATACGGCATACTGGAGAACCAGTTCAGAAGATATTTTGAAATCGCCGACAAGCAAAAAGGGGTTACCGGCGATGTACTCTTAAGGCTATTGGAACTGAGACTCGACAATGCCGTTTTTCGAATGGGCTTTGCGAATTCCAGAAATCAGGCCAGAGAATTTGTGCGTCAGGGACATTACCTTGTCAACGGAAGAAAAGTCGATATTCCCTCGTTCCAAGTGAAGGTCGGCGACGCGATCGTTGTCAGGGAGAAGAGTCGCAACACTCCACAACTGTTATCGGCGATGGAAGCCGTAGCGCGGCGGGGAATACCCCGATGGATCGAAGTGGTTCCCGAGCAGTTTACAGCCAGAATAAAGGAACTCCCGCTTCGTGAAGAGATCACAATGCCGATTCAGGAGCAGCTCATAGTCGAGCTTTACTCCAAATAA
- the rpsM gene encoding 30S ribosomal protein S13: MARISGIDLPRNKRIEVALTYIYGIGRTTSNQILEKAGVDRDTKSDDLSEDQVRNIRQVIDAEYQVEGDRRREVAMNIKRLMDLGCYRGLRHRRGLPVRGQRTSTNARTRKGPRRAAIGRRKK, translated from the coding sequence TTGGCCAGGATCTCGGGCATTGACTTGCCCAGGAACAAGCGTATCGAAGTAGCGCTGACCTATATCTATGGAATCGGTCGGACCACATCTAATCAGATCCTTGAAAAGGCCGGCGTTGATAGGGACACCAAGTCGGACGACCTGAGTGAAGATCAGGTTCGGAACATCCGTCAGGTGATCGATGCTGAGTATCAGGTCGAAGGCGATAGGCGCCGGGAAGTGGCCATGAACATCAAACGTCTCATGGACCTCGGGTGTTATCGCGGCCTGCGGCACAGAAGAGGACTGCCGGTCCGCGGCCAACGAACCAGCACTAATGCCAGAACCCGAAAGGGCCCTCGACGGGCGGCCATCGGGCGAAGAAAGAAATGA
- the rpsK gene encoding 30S ribosomal protein S11: MAVKGSRKKKEKKIVPNGVAHVFATFNNTIITITDMSGNTVAWCSAGMQGFKGSRKSTPFAAQLAAEKAAKEAMEHGMRNIEVFVKGPGSGREAALRALQASGFNVSLIRDVTPIPHNGCRPPKRRRV; encoded by the coding sequence ATGGCTGTAAAGGGTTCCAGGAAAAAGAAAGAGAAGAAGATTGTCCCAAACGGGGTGGCGCACGTGTTTGCCACGTTCAATAACACTATAATTACCATCACGGATATGAGCGGGAACACCGTCGCTTGGTGCAGCGCCGGTATGCAGGGCTTCAAGGGGTCCCGCAAAAGCACGCCGTTTGCAGCCCAGCTTGCTGCAGAAAAAGCCGCTAAGGAAGCCATGGAACACGGCATGAGAAACATTGAAGTGTTTGTGAAAGGTCCTGGATCAGGCCGAGAAGCCGCGCTCAGGGCGCTACAGGCGTCCGGGTTCAATGTTTCCCTTATTCGGGATGTGACACCGATTCCTCATAACGGATGTCGTCCTCCAAAACGGCGAAGAGTCTGA